The proteins below come from a single Balaenoptera acutorostrata chromosome 2, mBalAcu1.1, whole genome shotgun sequence genomic window:
- the IBA57 gene encoding putative transferase CAF17, mitochondrial isoform X1: MAAAALLRGAAPGRGGRAWSWRLRAAPRLRLAHSSCCQGGKPAGSAAWTCFLLGERALVRVRGPDSAPFLLGLLTNELPLPGPAAGEASTSARSGYAHFLNVQGRTLYDVILYGLPEGSHEQPTFLLECDSSVLDALQRHLVLHKIRRRVTVEPCPELRVWAVLPCAPEEAGRAVLLQEKAECTTILTRDPRTARMGWRLLSQDEGSALVPGGCLGDLQDYHRHRYQQGVPEGVHDLPPGVALPLESNLAFMNGISFTKGCYIGQELTARTHHMGVIRKRLFPVQLSGPLPVGSIAPGTSVLTKSGQAAGKYRAGLGDVGLALLRSEKIKGPLHIRTSASGLVALTASVPDWWPTPTK; encoded by the exons ATGGCGGCCGCAGCGCTGCTCAGGGGTGCGGCTCCAGGGCGCGGCGGCCGGGCCTGGAGCTGGCGGCTGCGCGCTGCCCCGAGGCTTCGCCTGGCCCACAGCTCCTGCTGTCAGGGTGGTAAGCCCGCGGGCAGCGCGGCGTGGACCTGCTTCCTACTGGGCGAGCGCGCCCTGGTGCGCGTGCGCGGGCCGGACTCTGCGCCCTTTCTCCTGGGTCTGCTGACCAATGAGCTGCCGCTTCCAGGTCCTGCGGCCGGCGAGGCTTCAACTTCGGCGCGCTCGGGCTACGCCCACTTTCTCAATGTCCAGGGACGCACCCTCTATGACGTCATTCTCTATGG GCTCCCTGAGGGCTCCCACGAGCAGCCCACTTTCCTCCTGGAGTGTGACAGCTCAGTGCTGGATGCGCTGCAGAGGCACCTGGTGCTGCACAAGATCCGGCGGAGGGTCACCGTGGAGCCATGCCCCGAGCTCCGCGTGTGGGCCGTGCTGCCCTGTGCCCCTGAGGAGGCCGGCAGGGCTGTGCTGCTTCAGGAGAAGGCCGAGTGCACCACCATCCTCACCCGTGATCCCCGGACTGCTCGCATGGGCTGGCGGCTCCTCTCCCAGGATGAGGGCTCAGCCCTGGTGCCCGGGGGCTGTCTTGGGGACCTCCAGGATTATCACCGACACCGGTACCAGCAAG GCGTTCCCGAGGGGGTCCACGACCTGCCCCCAGGAGTAGCCCTACCGCTGGAGTCTAACCTGGCCTTCATGAATGGCATCAGCTTCACCAAGGGCTGCTACATCGGCCAGGAGCTGACGGCTCGCACCCACCACATGGGTGTCATCCGAAAGCGCCTCTTCCCAGTACAGCTCTCAGGCCCCCTCCCTGTGGGCAGCATTGCCCCTGGCACCTCTGTGCTCACCAAGTCGGGGCAGGCAGCCGGCAAGTACAGGGCAGGCCTGGGGGACGTGGGTCTGGCTCTGTTGCGGTCCGAGAAAATCAAGGGTCCTCTCCACATCAGAACCTCTGCGAGTGGCCTTGTGGCCCTAACTGCGTCTGTGCCAGACTGGTGGCCCACACCCACTAAGTAG
- the IBA57 gene encoding putative transferase CAF17, mitochondrial isoform X2: MRRLPEGSHEQPTFLLECDSSVLDALQRHLVLHKIRRRVTVEPCPELRVWAVLPCAPEEAGRAVLLQEKAECTTILTRDPRTARMGWRLLSQDEGSALVPGGCLGDLQDYHRHRYQQGVPEGVHDLPPGVALPLESNLAFMNGISFTKGCYIGQELTARTHHMGVIRKRLFPVQLSGPLPVGSIAPGTSVLTKSGQAAGKYRAGLGDVGLALLRSEKIKGPLHIRTSASGLVALTASVPDWWPTPTK; encoded by the exons ATGAGAAG GCTCCCTGAGGGCTCCCACGAGCAGCCCACTTTCCTCCTGGAGTGTGACAGCTCAGTGCTGGATGCGCTGCAGAGGCACCTGGTGCTGCACAAGATCCGGCGGAGGGTCACCGTGGAGCCATGCCCCGAGCTCCGCGTGTGGGCCGTGCTGCCCTGTGCCCCTGAGGAGGCCGGCAGGGCTGTGCTGCTTCAGGAGAAGGCCGAGTGCACCACCATCCTCACCCGTGATCCCCGGACTGCTCGCATGGGCTGGCGGCTCCTCTCCCAGGATGAGGGCTCAGCCCTGGTGCCCGGGGGCTGTCTTGGGGACCTCCAGGATTATCACCGACACCGGTACCAGCAAG GCGTTCCCGAGGGGGTCCACGACCTGCCCCCAGGAGTAGCCCTACCGCTGGAGTCTAACCTGGCCTTCATGAATGGCATCAGCTTCACCAAGGGCTGCTACATCGGCCAGGAGCTGACGGCTCGCACCCACCACATGGGTGTCATCCGAAAGCGCCTCTTCCCAGTACAGCTCTCAGGCCCCCTCCCTGTGGGCAGCATTGCCCCTGGCACCTCTGTGCTCACCAAGTCGGGGCAGGCAGCCGGCAAGTACAGGGCAGGCCTGGGGGACGTGGGTCTGGCTCTGTTGCGGTCCGAGAAAATCAAGGGTCCTCTCCACATCAGAACCTCTGCGAGTGGCCTTGTGGCCCTAACTGCGTCTGTGCCAGACTGGTGGCCCACACCCACTAAGTAG